The genomic interval ACCCTGAAGCACAGATATTAAGATTATCTCCATTTGACAGGTAAGTGAAGTGAGACAGAAAGGATGAAGTGGTTAATGTTCCTCTGGGCAGAGAAACGTCCTGAGGAGGGAGGGCGATGTTCTGGGATCTGCCTGCCCCAGGGCCTGGCGGCACAGCACGCCTCCTCTTCCAGCACAAGGGGAGGGAGAGGTGCTCTGTGGGAGATCTGGAGTCTGCTAGGggcctgctgtgtgaccctgggtgagCCCCTTGCCCCCTCTGGTCCTGTCTCCTCTGCACAATGAGGGATTTGGACCACTTGGCCTCTAAGTTCCCCTCAGCCCTCTCGACGCCCTCCATGACACCCCCAGATCCTCACCATGGGGTCGCATGATGTATTCATGGGCACTTTCTCACAGCCAGGCAAACTGCTGTTGGGCGCCCAGAACACGTACTGAGGTTGCCCCGATGTGGCCAGGAATCCAGAGGGGAGTCAAAGAAAGCACGGTGACGGGGGGGCCTCCACagaccccctcccctcctcagccACCCCTTCCCGGGCGCTTGAGCAGGTTGCTCACTGCACGGAGGGGCTGAAATTCAGCCTGTGCTTGCTGTCATGGCAGGGCTGTGTCTGCTGGGCAGAAGGGGTGCCTTCTTCCGACGGCACTAGTAttgtcctgcccccacccccaagggCTTCAGGACGGGTGAGCCATGTGGGCAAAGGATACAGAGCGATTATAGCCCAGTAGGCAATGCAGACAAGCAGGAGGGCGAAGGTGACCAACGGGTAGAACATGGTGGACATCATGTATCCTACAGCCCTGCAAGGGAGATGAGCGCAGtccatcagtgaggccatccccccacccccccatcctcTCTTGGGGTTGACCCTGGCACAAGCCACacctctgccttctccagggcctgcCCCATACCCCTAAGActgggcacatagtaggtgttcattggaagaactgaattgaataaatCAGGCTCAAGAGAACTTTAGAGGAAACTAGAGtcacagatggagaaggcaatggcaccccactccagtgttcttgcctggggaatcccagggacgggggaggctggtgggctgccgtctgcggggtcacacagagtcggacacgattgaagttgacttagcagcagcagcagcagagtcacaGAGAAGCCACCAGGGGGGGCTTTAGGGACAGTAAGGGCCTATTTCCTATTTTAGGCACTTGACAAGACACTAATTAATTTCTTATGACCACCCTACAATATAGGAACTATTaccacctccattttacagatgagtaaactgaggcacagaaaggctaAGCTTCACAGCAGTGTTAATCACCATGCTGTTCTACCCCCTTTCCTCCACTGCCCTGCCACCTTTCCAGCGCTCCCATTTCGGGCCCGCCCTTTgccctctgccccttctccttcccaggCAGGCCTGACCTGCTGGCCTCCTTCAGGAGGGCGATGGCGATGCAAATCCGCTGCCGCAGGAAGATGAGCATCAGCAGCAGGACGCCTTCGAGCACAGCCAGTATGATCACTGAGGGTAGAcagggggcagaggggcctgggtcAAGGCCAGGGCAGCTTTTGGGCAGCCAGTGGTTCACGGTAGGCAGGGCACTCACAGGCGGCTAGCCAGGTCTCCTGAACGTTTCTGTAGGCACTGAGGTTGGTGGTGAAGCCCAGCTGGGAGATGGAGGCGCCCTTGTCCCGCAGCACACGGTATTCTTCCCAGCAGTGGTAGATGCCATATGCCAGCACGCTCAGCACCCCTATGATCAGCACAAACACCAGGGGCCCGGCCACCAGCCGTAGAAGCAGGATAAACAGCAGGCTCAGAACCAAAGCCACGCCTAGTGCACTGTGGGCAGGGAAACATAAGTGAGGGTCACCCCACATTGCTCGGATCTTTCCCTGTGCAGAGGCCCACAGATGTCTTTCCTCAAACCCCTAATGTCTCCAAATCAGaacaaccccaccccaccccctgcttttCTTATAAATCCTGTTGGACTTGGGATCCTTTTGGACCTCTggctcctcctcccctgcccaaAGCTTCTGTTTCAGACGGTGGTCTAGGGGACAGAGAAGCACAGTGGGGAGAAAAGAAGGATGagagggcagaggaacctggtgactCACACAAGAATCCAATACCAGGACTGGGCAAAGTCTTCAAAGATCTTGACACTGATGTCACGGGCATTGAGGCTGTCGAGAAGACCActgttggagagagagagagtcagatgGGGCTGTGAGTGGGAAGGAGGGGCGGGACAGAGATGGAAGGGCAAGGGAGTGCCCACCTGATGCTCTGGGCAATAGATGTGTTGGAGATCCCTGGGAGCTCGGGCACCGTACTATTGGTCCATGGGAAACAGCGCCCCAGAGCTGGAGGGAGAGAACCGGGGGAGGGGGGCCACAGAGCTGACTTCAAAGTCTCTGGCCCCtcccccgctccccacccccgATCTGCTGCTACTCTGTCCAGTAGAGAAGGGCTCTGCACCCTGCAGAGGGCAGTTCTTGACTCCACAGCAGAAAGGGAGCACCTGCCCCGAGGAGCCCAGTCCAGCTGCCTTCACTGTCTCTTCATGCCCCGTCTTCCATGCCCTGCCACTGCCTCGGGTAGACCCTCTTGCCTCTTGCAGCACCTCCACGCCCACCCCGGCCACCCTTCAATTCAGCCTCTGCTCAAGTGCCTGGGAGACAAGGCACAGGCGGGACCTGGCATTCCAGGCTCAAGGTCACTCTGCTAGACGCCCTACCGTGGAGAGTGCCCACGCTTGATGTCCAGGCTGTGAGTCCCCATCGTCTGAACCCagtccctttcccctcccctctgtACCTTTGCTCTCCCTCCTCTAGAAATTCCATCCATTATGCCCCATTCAGCTCCATCTTcatctcccctcctccaggaagccttctcacccctcccccaaccctctcCTCTGGCACCTATTATGTGCCTACAAAGCCATTTATCACCACCCTGACAACAGCTTTGTCATGCTTGCTTTGGTATTTACATTctaaagataagaaaataaggttcagagaggctgagtTATTTACCTAAGACCACACACCTGGAAAGTGCCAGAAATTAAACCCAGATCTATCTGATTCTGGAGCACCCATTTGGAGATACTTCCTATTGCACACATTGAGAGTTGGATATCTTTTCTCATgctatagttaaaaaaaatttttttttcccgtGGAAAGTATTTTCCATgaggtttgcaggatcttagctccctggccagggatccaaACTGTGCCCCCTCCAGTGGAAACACAAAGCCCTAACCATTgggcaaccagggaattccccgcaattttcttttcttttcttttttctgttaaaaataacattcactattggggaaaaaaagcatacaggggggaaaaaaatcaaccgTGATTCCATCACTAGACacagtccctttaacatttgggTGAACGTCCTTCCAGTCTGTTCCTGTGCCTGCACATAAATGCACGTGTGTACATTCACCCATGTATGTTCTTGTGGTAATCTCATGCAATTGCTTTGTGAACACCTCTGATCTCAGCACCTAGGAAGCAGTTTTCATCTTCACTTCACCTGTCCctggagcctggcatgcagcaggtgCATAATAAGCACTGGTGATCGGACTCCAGGATGATCagcagaggaaaaaaagcaaagacctGATGCCTGTTCCTATTTTGTTACAGAGTAGCTGTGTGACTTGACTCTCTGAGCCTGGTTTCTTCAAAAACCTAGGACTGGATGAGTCTGAGAGAGGAATGTGGCTTCTCACCTGGagtggaaggcaggaggaaactGGGGCAGAGCTCCTGTTGCAGGCTTTGGAGTACTtgctggagggtgggggaagacagacagacacacagacacagagcaggATGAAGGAAGGAGCCATCCTCTTTCTCCCACCACGatcatctccccctccccctcccatcttTCCTTATTATGGACGCTCCCTGGTGACAGCAGTGATGTTGGGGGCAGCACTCACCATGTTCCCAGGCACCCCTGGCAGACAGAATTTCCTATCTGCTGCGTAGAAGACCTGTTCGACCGTCTGTGAGAACTGTTTCGGTTCCACGGTCCATGGGGCCTCTGGGCAGGAGGATACACACACCTGGGGGCAGAGAGCATGCTGAGGGGCTGGTACCCAGACCCTGGGGGGAGATCACAGGACAGATGCAGGCCCCAGACTCTGACCTGGGGCGTGGGGCACGTCAGGCCATTCTGGGCGATCGCAATGATGTTAGTGTTTAGGACGCAGCTGAAGATGTTGAAGTATAGGAGATATGGTTTCTCTCTGCAGGAGAGAAGGAAACATATGCATGAGCGCTTGGTCAAgctcagggagagagaaggactGCCAAAGCTGTACCTCTAGATGTGGCCAGTGTGACCCAGACACGCACCACCCAGCTCCTGACTGCAGGAAGCTCAGCCCAGCTGGGGAGGTGTGGGAGACAGCCGAGAGTTTCCCAGAGGAACTCAGCATTGCCACTGCTAACAGATGGTTAAGAGCTTAAACTCTGGAGCCAGATCATCACCCAACTTTATGACCCTAACCACTCACCACCTCAGTTCCATCGGATGTAAAATGATAGTACCTGCCTCACAAGGTTGAAATGAGTTTGTGAGTGTAAAGTACGCTGCCTGCCTGGAACATAGTCAATGCCATATGAATgttactatattttttaaaaaaatatttatatatttactttttttatttggctgtgctggatcttcgttgcagtTATACAGGATCtgtggttgtggcatgtgaactcttagctatggcatgtgggatctggtttcctgaccagggatcaaaacttggccccttgcattgagagcatggagtctcagccactggaccacaagggaagtcccagcagcTTTATTATGTATCAAGTGTTTTCTGCATGCTGGAACTGATAGTGTTGCTTCTGGAATCATCTTTGTGTTTCAGAAGAGGAACTCCGAGTACAGAGAGGTTTGAGTCTCTTGCCAGAGATCACAGACCAGAACTTAGTGCAGCTGGAGATGAAAATGCCCATCTCTGAACTCTAAAACCCACGCACTCAACCATGACTCTGCTGCCTCCCAATTCTGGGTGTCTGGGAAGCCGCTGGCCAGCAGTGGGGGCTGTTCTACATGGTGAGATTCAGGGAAGCTGAGGTAGAGTCCATGCCCTATTgcacctccctcctgccccctttCCTGTCTTCATACTCACTTGTTCTCCCCGATCCCGCAATAGGCCCCCGTGGAGTTCCTGGGGTAGAGGACTTGTTTGGGGTCTCCGTACACCCAGGCTGGAGATAGAGACATGCAGATAAATCATCAGGAGCGGAGCACAGGGACTTAAGAGGGAACAGCCATGGAATGGTCCCTCCCTGGGGCAGTAATGTCCCCCAGCCActgccccagctctgcccagccaGAAACTCACCCAAGATCCCCACGGCGATGTAACCCAGAATGAAAACGAAGAAGAGCACACAGCAGATGATATCTGTGCAGCTCCTGGGAGAGAAATGAGGAAGACACCTGAAGAGGGGGTGCTGCAGTAGGGGGAGCATGGTCTGGAGGAGTCATACTTTGGAGAGTTGGGGGGATGCTAGAAAGTAGGCATGGGTAGGTTTAATtttataacctttttttttttttttaaagaaaaacctttTCCTGGACGAGTAAACTTTCTTCTGAAGTTTAACACAGGAAAGGGCACAATTCAGAAGTGCTCAGCTGGGTGAATCTTCCCAAAGGACACTTGCCCGTGTAGCCAGCTCCCAGCTGAAGACACAGAATATCACCAGCAGCCCAGAAAGCTCCTTGGGCCCCCTCCACCCATGACAGTCTCCCCAGGGCCAC from Budorcas taxicolor isolate Tak-1 chromosome 11, Takin1.1, whole genome shotgun sequence carries:
- the SLC44A4 gene encoding choline transporter-like protein 4 encodes the protein MGGKQDQDEEAYGKPAKYDPSFRGPIRNRSCTDIICCVLFFVFILGYIAVGILAWVYGDPKQVLYPRNSTGAYCGIGENKEKPYLLYFNIFSCVLNTNIIAIAQNGLTCPTPQVCVSSCPEAPWTVEPKQFSQTVEQVFYAADRKFCLPGVPGNMQVLQSLQQELCPSFLLPSTPALGRCFPWTNSTVPELPGISNTSIAQSISGLLDSLNARDISVKIFEDFAQSWYWILVALGVALVLSLLFILLLRLVAGPLVFVLIIGVLSVLAYGIYHCWEEYRVLRDKGASISQLGFTTNLSAYRNVQETWLAALIILAVLEGVLLLMLIFLRQRICIAIALLKEASRAVGYMMSTMFYPLVTFALLLVCIAYWAIIALFLATSGQPQYVFWAPNSSLPGCEKVPMNTSCDPMEQVNSSCPGLMCVFQGYRSTGLAQRSLFNLQIYAVLGLFWTINWVLALGQCVLAGAFASFYWAFHKPRDIPTFPLGSAFLRTLRYHTGSLAFGALILTLVQIARVILEYIDHKLRGAQNPLTRCILCCFKCCLWCLEKFIKFLNRNAYIMIAIYGKNFCVSAKNAFMLLMRNIVRVVVLDKVTDLLLFFGKLLVVGGVGVLSFFFFTGRIPRLGKNFENPQLNYYWLPIMVCILGAYLIASGFFSVFGMCVDTLFLCFLEDLERNDGSADRPYYMSKSLLKILGKKNKGTPGDKKRKK